The Candidatus Neomarinimicrobiota bacterium genomic sequence ATTGGTATTCACATGGATTCGAAGAACCATAAAACATGGATTCTGCAATGTCATAATGCAGATGATTTTGTGTTTCAGGTAAAATAATGCCATGCCATATGGTATGCTCATTGATATTGATATTGTGCCCGATATAAGAAGCAATCATATCGTTATCAACATACGTTGAAGGAATATCTTCTGGAGTGGGATCTAAAAAAGGAAGAGAAAAATCCTGACCGATTCCAGCATGGAATACAACGATCAAATCAAAAGCAGAAAAGTTAATAGAATCAATTTCATAGGCCTTTTGTACGGCATCATTAAACAAATACGTAATGCGTTCTTCTTGAATGTCGTCACGACCGTAAGGATTGTAATAATCCATTGTGTTTCCTACTTCGTACGAACCGATTATAGAGGAAGGGAAAACAGCTGATGAATCTAAATCTATTCCAAAAGAACCGTAGGAAACATTAGAAAAATAGGAATCTACAGCTGTCAATTGTGACCAAAAATAATCTTTATCATGTGGTGGCGGATCAATTGGATAATCGTCACACTTCGCATATTCAGAGACAGAAAGAAAGCTTCCGTCTCCTGTGGTCGAGGACTTGTTATCATTTTGAAATGAAACTCTAATCGCGCAAATTTTCAAATCACCTTTTGAAGCACCTAAAGGGAAAGGTAAAGAAAAATTCATGCAGACTAATAGTAGTCCGCGAAATACTTGGCTCATCTAGATCGTCCCGGAAATTCGAAACGATTAAAAAAGCATATTCAGAGAAAACCGCATCGTATTCGTCAGAGGATGACCCGGTTCACCTGAAGTATATCCAAAATCAAAACCGTATCCCCCAAAACGCAGTCCAACACCAAATGTCGGATTATCGATTTTACCGGTTTTGTCGTAATAATATCCAGCTCGTAACGCAAAATATGTGGAATACCAATATTCAACTCCAACGTTATGGACTAGTTTATCTAATTCATTAGAAATAGTTCTGTCGTCTCCCGATCCAACTTCTTTTTGACCCCATTCGTTGTAAATCCCCCAATCGGCATCACCATATTTTGCACCGGATTCAGTCGAATTAATCATTTCATCTTTATCAGGAATTCCATTGCCATCATCTAAGCTTTCATCCCAAGAATACCCTCCGATTTTTCTATCAGGTTCTTCCCCGGAAATTGCTCGGTCCATGTCGCCACCAAGCAACCAATCATCCACCCAAGAGGTAAACAGCGCAAGATAAATCGGATCGGTATGGGCAATTTCAATTTTCCCATCTGAACTGTAATCGCCTGAGAGACTTACGTGCCCATCTTCATCAAAACCGCCAATCGCACCGTCACCGTTCCAATCCATGTCAGGATAAGAGGCAACAAGCATTTTATCGACATCATACACAATATTAAGGTTATTATGTTGGGATTGGATTAATGCATAGTTAAAGCCAATTGTCAAATTAGTTGGTTGAGGATCAGCTTGATCTGGATCGATAAATGATATTTTCGGACCGATATTTGACAAGTTTAACCCGATGTCTAATCTTGGCGTCAAAAATTCCTTTTTCATATATCCAATATCAAAGCCAAAATCCATCGAAGTCCCTTTCCCTTTTTCACTTCCGGTGCCCATTTCAACAAGATGTTGATAAGATACTTTTGCATTGAGTCCTAGTGAAGAAGTTCTAGATAAAAGTGCACTATACGACACAGCTCCCGCGACCATATATGATGTAAATTTTCCCTGATACTGTGCATATTCATCCATTCGAATCTGTTCTCCAAGACTCAAGTAGATAATGTGCCCACCAAGTGTCCCCAAATTGGGAAAAGATTTTCGATAAGCAAGAAATTCATAATATAAATCATCAGCAAGATTTCGAAGCCAATTTACATGCATGAGCGCAAGTTCAGATCCTTCTAAAAATGCTAAACCTGCAGGGTTCCAATAGCTTGCATATGCATCATTCGCCACAGCAACCTGCGCCTCTCCCATTCCACCTGCGCGGGCTCCTGGAGAAATAAGTAGAAAGATGGCTCCAGCTTCACTTGCGAATAAAGTTGAGCTGGAAAACATAATGAACGCAAAACAGATATGTGCCAAACGGCTTTTCATAGTATTTTCCTATGTTTAAGAGGGTTTCCCCTCAGGTTTATTATTTATGACTTAATCTGTTAGCGTTATTGAATAGAAAGTCCTTTAAAGACGGGCGAATCTATTGCCCTGTTTATTGTCAATCAAGTAATGAATATATTAGCAATTGGTTCCCAATTTTCCTGTGAAGTACATCACTTTAGTAAACCAAGAGTCAAAAACGGAATATATGTGATTGCAAGTACTGCCAGTAAACGTATCAGGAAAAAAGGCAATGTCGCCTTGTAAACGGTTGGCATATCCTCTCCAAATCTATACGCCGATAAAAAGAGATTCATTCCGACGGGAGGCGTCAAAAACCCTAATTCCATATTAGCTATAAAAATAATTGCTAAATGAACAGGATGAATGCCAAAATGAGCGCCGATTTGTGAAATAAGTGGAACGATAACTATGATGGCTGAAAAAATATCCATCATGCAACCCACACCGAGAAGCACAATATTCAACATAAGCAAAAACACATACTTAGATTGAATGCTCGCTTCAACCCAGTGAAGCAGTTGTGTTGGAATCTCTGCATCTACAAAATAACTGGTTAGGCCCATCGCAACACCAAGAATAATAAGAACGCCACCAATTAATATAGCGCAATCAATGACGATTTTTGGAAGATCATTGATTTTCAGATCTTTATAAACAAACACCTCAATAAAAAATATATAAACAACCGTTAGAGAGGCCGTTTCTACCAATGTTGTAAAACCACCGAACACTCCAGCCAAAATAATAACAGGAATAATAATTTCCCATTTGGTCTCCCATAAAACTTTCAGAATTTCTAAAATGTTCAGTTTGT encodes the following:
- a CDS encoding PorV/PorQ family protein — translated: MFSSSTLFASEAGAIFLLISPGARAGGMGEAQVAVANDAYASYWNPAGLAFLEGSELALMHVNWLRNLADDLYYEFLAYRKSFPNLGTLGGHIIYLSLGEQIRMDEYAQYQGKFTSYMVAGAVSYSALLSRTSSLGLNAKVSYQHLVEMGTGSEKGKGTSMDFGFDIGYMKKEFLTPRLDIGLNLSNIGPKISFIDPDQADPQPTNLTIGFNYALIQSQHNNLNIVYDVDKMLVASYPDMDWNGDGAIGGFDEDGHVSLSGDYSSDGKIEIAHTDPIYLALFTSWVDDWLLGGDMDRAISGEEPDRKIGGYSWDESLDDGNGIPDKDEMINSTESGAKYGDADWGIYNEWGQKEVGSGDDRTISNELDKLVHNVGVEYWYSTYFALRAGYYYDKTGKIDNPTFGVGLRFGGYGFDFGYTSGEPGHPLTNTMRFSLNMLF